The DNA segment TGGCGCGATATCCGAGACTAACAAAAATTACTAAGGGAATCAAAAAACCTACAAATAAGAGCCACATTGCTGCAGGCATTTCAGCCATAGCGTACCCTTTACTAGTGCGTCTAAATCGTGGGCTACCTGCTGGCGTTGTGCGCATGACCTGCTCCTCTATATGGCGGGGCAAAATGGCTTTTTTGCCGCTGCAAAATTGCTCATGCCACTAAACTAGCTACCAGCGAATCGCCTGTCAATAGACCTTTCACGTTGCCTTCACGCTCAATTGATTATTTTCCAAACTTCACGAAAAGCACACGTAGTTTTTATCTTCGTGGTTGGCTGTGCTTTCACCTACGCTTCACGTTGGGCGTAGATGATGGTATCACGCCTGAATCGCTGACTTTATTTGCAAGCAGCAATCCTTACTAAAAGGCATTTTCTACCCACAAATCACGCCGGAAGTGCGCCATGAGCAACTACAGTAATAAGCATAAAAGCACAAGCAACCGCAAATATGCTGATCTGCTGCGCGATCTAAACGGACCTGAAGAAATCGACAGCGCTCTTTATGTATCCTATAAAGATCGCAGCTTGACTGGCTACAATCAGGACCAGGCTAATGAATACAGCGTCACCCATGCTGAATTTTTAGACAATCTAAAAAACATGGTAGACCAGTCCACCACATCTACAATTACTATCAACAGCAAAGCCAGTGATGAGCGGGATCAAAAGCTAGAACAAATTACTCTGGACCAGATCTTGCCAATCGAAAAACAAAGAGAATTGGCACACCTTATTTATAGTTTTAAACCAGGTCAAACCAAACCAATCACCTCACTAAACAGCATTGGTGATGTTGCTCCCTACGCTGTCACATCGCCGGCAGCTGAGGCAGTAGCGCCCGCTCCGCGCCTCGCGAAAAAATCAGACTCACGCACCGCACTACCAGCGATACCACTAAACACCCCAGCGCCAGCACCAATCAAATGGCGCCTGCCCCTCAGAGTGATTGGTATCAGCACTGCAATATTAGCGGTAACCGGTATCTGCGCATCACTCTACCTGGATGCTTTGTCCCGCGGCACAACACACAAGGCAGACGAGCTATACAGTCAGGGTGAATTTCAGCAATCATTGCAGGCGGCCAGCCAAGCTGTCAGCCTCAATCCATTTAGCAGCACCTCACAATATGCCAGAGGACGCGCACTGGTCAGCTTGATGCGCTACAGAGAGGCCGAAGACTGCTTTAACAAAGGTCTGTTTTTTGCTCCAATGGACAAACAAATTCTGGATGCCAGAGCAGCCGCCTCACTCAAAATCAATAAACCAGAGCAAACCATTGCCGACACACGCAAATTGATGACAATCACAAAAGAAGAGCTTCAACCCTACCAATACGGCAATCTGGCTGCTGCCTACTACAAAAAAGGTCAACCAGACGAAGCTCTCAAATATTACGCCCTGGCTCTGCAGCACGACCCTGCCAATGTAGCGCTTTATCTTGGCCGTGGTTATTGCCTGGCCAGCAAAGCACAATTTAGCGAAGCCTTGAGCCTTTGCAACACTGTAGTCAATCTCTTCCCCGAAAACTACGAAGTATTGGCTCTACGCGGCTATTGCCGTCAAATGCTCAAGGACCTGAGCGGGGCTGCAAAAGACCTCAATCTGGCAGTAAACAATGCCCCGGACTGCTCTAGAGGTTACCGTTACCGCGCCTCATTGCGCATGCAATTGCACATGCCCAGTCAAGCCCTCTCAGATTATCTCAAGCTGGCTGACCTGGAACGTGACAGTGCTGAGGCTCAGCAAACAGCTGCCAAAATGCTCATGGAAGCTGGACAAAAACAAAAGGCATTGCAGTACTACAACCG comes from the Candidatus Obscuribacter sp. genome and includes:
- a CDS encoding tetratricopeptide repeat protein, whose product is MSNYSNKHKSTSNRKYADLLRDLNGPEEIDSALYVSYKDRSLTGYNQDQANEYSVTHAEFLDNLKNMVDQSTTSTITINSKASDERDQKLEQITLDQILPIEKQRELAHLIYSFKPGQTKPITSLNSIGDVAPYAVTSPAAEAVAPAPRLAKKSDSRTALPAIPLNTPAPAPIKWRLPLRVIGISTAILAVTGICASLYLDALSRGTTHKADELYSQGEFQQSLQAASQAVSLNPFSSTSQYARGRALVSLMRYREAEDCFNKGLFFAPMDKQILDARAAASLKINKPEQTIADTRKLMTITKEELQPYQYGNLAAAYYKKGQPDEALKYYALALQHDPANVALYLGRGYCLASKAQFSEALSLCNTVVNLFPENYEVLALRGYCRQMLKDLSGAAKDLNLAVNNAPDCSRGYRYRASLRMQLHMPSQALSDYLKLADLERDSAEAQQTAAKMLMEAGQKQKALQYYNRLALLPGFRKSVNSLSERAQVNFDLGNYPEATSDLKLAVEQKPEAKLYSLMALSLAHQGDASAARDAMQKATQADSNLNSLNLTRARMENLLGQSITAIDRYTEYLVKNPSDKQALTERSALYMQRKQWASAASDLKAAIALGQEQSAIKNDLAKCQSIMSQTAKVSLDLPKQVIINFDKMDTATVNKNAMSAYNSDDMQIAAIYLDELVKRQPDNARARQYLAHSQAKCGNHDQAVANFGTLHAMGALTVSDKIAYASSLSASGLSHDAVAIMSEAHQSQPANADVTVALAQIALSLRQNRPGNGSLQSQYASNQRPGSPATKSSISVTDHTKTTCPRKTRRS